In Dehalococcoidales bacterium, the sequence TTATTCCGAGCTCGTTATGCATCTGCGCCAGGATTTCGTACGCCAGACAGAGACTTGATTCACGCTGCTCCCAGGATACCGCATGAAGAGTGCTGGTCAAGGCCGGTGCCAATCGCTCAGCAGACTCGAGTTGAGCGAAAGCTGTACCGAGCCATTTTGCGTAGGGTGCGTATTGCCTTTCCATCAAGAATGCCAGCCGTATGATGTCTCGTACGAGTCGTGCTCCGATAATAGCAGAGCTTATCTCGTCATCGGCCAATCCGGCCCTGCCCATCAGGTGTTCCTCCTGCCCGATTCTTGCCCATGCTGCGGCGAGGATGTACAACCAGACATCATGCGGATACCAGGAGAAACGCGCCCTGATTTCTTCAAGACCGAGATTATCGCGGAAAACGCGTCCTGCAGTAATCGAACGGAGCTTCTGGTGTGGCAGCGTCAGCCAGTCGGCCGGCTCCAGTTCCCTGTCGATTTGTATTCCCATGTAGCTGAGGAAGAAACCGTCCAGCGTGTACATCTCGACGCGGTGATTGACGGGTCCCGAAGCAACAGGTTGGAGGACCTGGACTCCGTTGTCTTCCGGATTCGGCTCCGAGAAGTTGGTGGAATAACCCAAATAGGATATCGGCAATGCACTGCTGAGGGTCGTGCGTATATCATCCCGTCTTGATTTGAAATCATCGGGACGCAGAAACAGCATGACCCGCGGCCCCCAATGATGGTCAACAGACATGGCAGTGTCAAATCCAAGTACCTCGGACCCACTACCAATCAGGGCGGCCGAGTATTGCAGGCTCGGATAGTGGGCTTTCAGGATTGGCAGGACTTCTTCGTGAAAGAAGCCCTCGGCCAGTTTCAAGCCAGGAATAAACTCCTGATGATTCTGGTTCCCATGCATGCAAGAATGATACACCAACGCAGACTGGTGTTCCAGCTCTGCACAATCCGCCCTTTTGTTTAGTGTTAAACGCAAAGTAATATATCTTGTCTTCTATGGCAGTAAGTACCAGGCACTAAGGGTTTGTATTCTTTAATACACCCGTTGTAGGATCGAGTCGGCGATAGAAACAGTTACGAGCCTCCCCTTTAGAGTTGTATGTATGGCATATACCTTCACCCTTTGGATTCACACGATAGACAAGGGAGTTTTGCTCACAGTTGACATACACTTCCTCTAATTCGAAGAGATTCCCCGAAGTCTCTCCCTTGATCCATAATTCGTTTCTGGATGTACTCCAGAATGTCGCGATGCGTGTGCGGATGCTTTTCTCGAATGCCTCTTTGTTAGTGTATGCTATTAGTATCACTTCCTTTGTATCAGCATTCTGAACAGCCACCGGAATTACACCCGGACTCTGTGCTAATACCCGGTTTACCTTCTCAAAGTCCAGTCGGAGTTCTTTTCCTTCCTCTAATTCCCGTATGGACATTTCGTTGTCTTTCATTTCTTCCTTCCTGAGAACATCGTTATCTACTTCTTATTTGAATTGTATCATTGATCATATGAAGTCGAATGAATAGCATTTGCTATCTGTGCAACTACTTGGCAAACGAGACAAAATCAG encodes:
- a CDS encoding DUF4037 domain-containing protein, with the protein product MKLAEGFFHEEVLPILKAHYPSLQYSAALIGSGSEVLGFDTAMSVDHHWGPRVMLFLRPDDFKSRRDDIRTTLSSALPISYLGYSTNFSEPNPEDNGVQVLQPVASGPVNHRVEMYTLDGFFLSYMGIQIDRELEPADWLTLPHQKLRSITAGRVFRDNLGLEEIRARFSWYPHDVWLYILAAAWARIGQEEHLMGRAGLADDEISSAIIGARLVRDIIRLAFLMERQYAPYAKWLGTAFAQLESAERLAPALTSTLHAVSWEQRESSLCLAYEILAQMHNELGITEPVSTEVSQFWNRPFRVIGGDRFTKAIMQRIRDPQIVSLTQRRPIGSVDLWSDNTDLLEDESLRSCLVALYR
- a CDS encoding phosphoribosyl-AMP cyclohydrolase — translated: MKDNEMSIRELEEGKELRLDFEKVNRVLAQSPGVIPVAVQNADTKEVILIAYTNKEAFEKSIRTRIATFWSTSRNELWIKGETSGNLFELEEVYVNCEQNSLVYRVNPKGEGICHTYNSKGEARNCFYRRLDPTTGVLKNTNP